From Roseisolibacter agri, a single genomic window includes:
- a CDS encoding DUF4397 domain-containing protein, whose product MIRLRSAAVLLSAGLLASCGDKQGAQDILGSLPGARVKFFNFGVNAPSVNFYANDRKMTAITSGTGVESTTGVAYGGVGSGGFYSAIEPGQYTFSGRISAATDKDLAVASAAATLADGKAYTFYMSGIYDATAKKADAFVVEDNFPADIDYAATYVRFVNASSNSQPMALVVKNPNAGNAIVGATTVTAYKSASPFVRIPGSVAADLETVAAGSSTPLVTRTGVALVVGRVYTITLRGDMTVTSTTSANRPQLDFTANR is encoded by the coding sequence ATGATCAGACTTCGATCCGCAGCCGTGCTGCTGTCCGCCGGGCTGCTCGCCTCGTGCGGCGACAAGCAGGGCGCGCAGGACATCCTCGGCTCGCTCCCCGGCGCGCGCGTGAAGTTCTTCAACTTCGGCGTCAACGCGCCGAGCGTGAACTTCTACGCGAACGACCGGAAGATGACGGCGATCACGTCGGGCACCGGCGTCGAGTCGACCACCGGCGTCGCCTACGGCGGCGTCGGCTCGGGCGGCTTCTACTCCGCCATCGAGCCGGGGCAGTACACGTTCAGCGGCCGCATCTCGGCCGCGACGGACAAGGACCTCGCGGTCGCCAGCGCGGCCGCGACTCTGGCCGACGGGAAGGCGTACACGTTCTACATGAGCGGCATCTACGACGCGACGGCGAAGAAGGCCGACGCGTTCGTGGTCGAGGACAACTTCCCGGCGGACATCGACTACGCGGCGACCTACGTTCGCTTCGTCAACGCGAGCTCCAACTCGCAGCCGATGGCGCTCGTCGTGAAGAACCCCAACGCCGGCAACGCGATCGTCGGTGCGACGACGGTCACGGCGTACAAGAGCGCCTCGCCGTTCGTGCGCATTCCGGGCAGCGTCGCCGCCGACCTGGAGACCGTCGCCGCTGGGTCGTCGACGCCGCTCGTGACGCGCACGGGCGTCGCCCTCGTGGTGGGCCGCGTCTACACGATCACGCTGCGCGGCGACATGACCGTCACGTCCACCACCTCGGCCAACCGGCCCCAGCTCGACTTCACCGCGAACCGGTGA
- a CDS encoding RagB/SusD family nutrient uptake outer membrane protein has translation MMRLRIRSLALAAGLLTTAAVGCRDFLDVNDNPNAPQTVTANLYLPPMIHWMVTSPQFDGRFVGRYTQQVVLTGTIVSTWDRMGYDPSSDNGAQQWRDVYWSLGQNLVDMMNKAEAEQRWDLLGVGQILKAWGWQSLTDLHGEIIVKEAIDQSKFSFNYDTQEYAYQEVQRLLNEAIKNLQRTDGAVDQSYLARGDKLYNGDRSKWIKFAYGMLAMNLNHYSNKSSYKPADVIAAVDKSLASNADDALLTYPNTNNDDINFLGRTRNNFTSYRQTRFVVGLMDGTVFGAVDPRMTRMLSPSPDGQYRGLDPNVVGFGALTVAQQPNNLYGYPTTGGLQLPGRYLFDDKAKMAAMTYSQLQFVKAEAAYRAGDKATALAAYRNGVSSHIDFVNARNLDNNQNATQITAAEKAAFLADPRIVPTNPAQLTLTQIMSQKYIAQWMWGHNELWMDMRRYNYTGADPVTGQQVYPGFTIPTSLYPDNGGKVVQRIRPRYNSEYVWNRTGLEAVGALALDYHTKPLWITQP, from the coding sequence ATGATGCGACTGAGAATCCGATCGCTCGCCCTCGCGGCGGGCCTGCTGACCACGGCCGCCGTCGGCTGCCGCGACTTCCTCGACGTCAACGACAACCCGAACGCGCCCCAGACGGTCACGGCGAACCTGTACCTGCCGCCGATGATCCACTGGATGGTGACGTCGCCGCAGTTCGACGGGCGCTTCGTCGGCCGCTACACCCAGCAGGTCGTGCTGACGGGGACGATCGTCAGCACCTGGGACCGCATGGGCTACGACCCCTCCAGCGACAACGGCGCGCAGCAGTGGCGTGACGTGTACTGGAGCCTCGGCCAGAACCTGGTCGACATGATGAACAAGGCCGAGGCCGAGCAGCGCTGGGACCTCCTCGGCGTCGGGCAGATCCTGAAGGCGTGGGGCTGGCAGTCGCTGACCGACCTCCATGGCGAGATCATCGTCAAGGAGGCGATCGACCAGTCGAAGTTCAGCTTCAACTACGACACGCAGGAGTACGCGTACCAGGAGGTCCAGCGCCTGCTCAACGAGGCGATCAAGAACCTCCAGCGCACCGACGGCGCGGTCGACCAGAGCTACCTGGCGCGCGGCGACAAGCTGTACAACGGCGACCGCTCGAAGTGGATCAAGTTCGCCTACGGCATGCTGGCGATGAACCTGAACCACTACTCGAACAAGTCGTCGTACAAGCCGGCGGACGTGATCGCGGCGGTGGACAAGTCGCTCGCGAGCAACGCGGACGACGCGCTCCTGACCTACCCGAACACGAACAACGACGACATCAACTTCCTCGGCCGCACGCGCAACAACTTCACCAGCTACCGCCAGACGCGGTTCGTGGTGGGGCTGATGGACGGGACCGTGTTCGGCGCCGTCGATCCGCGCATGACCCGCATGCTGTCGCCGTCGCCCGACGGCCAGTACCGCGGCCTGGATCCGAACGTCGTGGGCTTCGGCGCCCTCACGGTCGCGCAGCAGCCGAACAACCTGTACGGCTATCCCACCACGGGCGGGCTCCAGCTGCCGGGCCGCTACCTCTTCGACGACAAGGCGAAGATGGCGGCGATGACGTACTCGCAGCTGCAGTTCGTGAAGGCCGAGGCGGCGTACCGCGCGGGCGACAAGGCGACGGCGCTGGCGGCGTACCGCAACGGGGTCTCGTCGCACATCGACTTCGTGAACGCGCGGAACCTCGACAACAACCAGAACGCGACGCAGATCACCGCGGCCGAGAAGGCGGCGTTCCTGGCGGATCCGCGGATCGTCCCGACGAACCCGGCGCAGCTGACGCTGACGCAGATCATGTCCCAGAAGTACATCGCCCAGTGGATGTGGGGACACAACGAGCTGTGGATGGACATGCGCCGCTACAACTACACGGGCGCCGATCCGGTCACCGGCCAGCAGGTCTACCCGGGCTTCACGATCCCGACGTCGCTCTATCCGGACAACGGCGGCAAGGTCGTGCAGCGCATCCGGCCGCGGTACAACTCGGAGTACGTGTGGAACCGGACCGGGCTCGAGGCGGTTGGCGCGCTCGCGCTCGACTACCACACGAAGCCGCTCTGGATCACTCAACCGTAA